The DNA window AACATATTTTAGAACTTCTGGGTCTACCATTCCACAACCCATTATTTCTATCCATCCACTTTCTTTACAAAGTCTACAACCTTCTCCATGGCAAATCATACATTCAACATCCATTTCAGCACTAGGTTCTGTAAATGGGAAGAAATGTGGTCTAAATCTTACTTTTCTATCTCCAAAAACTTCTTTAACAAAGTGAGTTAAGATTCCTTTTAAATCTGCAAATGATATATCTTTTCCAACAACCAAACCTTCCATTTGATGAAACATTGGTGTATGTGATATATCATAATCTGGTCTATACACTTTACCTGGACAAATCATTCTAAATGGAGTCCCATGTTCAAGCATATATCTTATTTGAACAGGTGATGTTTGAGTTCTCAAAACAATAGAATCATTCAAATAGAATGTATCAGTTAAATCTCTTGATGGATGTGTCTTTGGTATATTTAAAGCATCAAAATTATATTCAACAGTTTCTATTTCTGGTCCATCAACAATATCAAAGCCTAATTTTGAAAAGATATTTTTCATAAGTTCCATTGTTTCATTGATAGGGTGTATAGTACCATAATTATATTTTGTTCCTGGTAAACTGATGTCAATTATTTCGCTTTCTAATCTTTCATTTAGCTCTTTTTCTTTTAAAGCCTTATTTCTTTCATCTAATAAATTATTTATCTTTTCTTTTACTTCATTTATTATCTGTCCAATTTTAGGTCTTTCTTCAGCAGAAAGGTCTTTCATTTTCTTAGATAATTCTATAAAAATTCCTTTTTTCCCCATATAATTTACTCTAATTTCTTCAAGTCTTTGAAGAGTTTTAGATTCTTTTATATAGTTTTGTATTTCTTCCTTAACTTTTAGAATCTCTTCTTTCATTTTTTCCTCTTTTCCTCCACCTGTAGTTATAATTGCTTATGAAATAAGTCTATATTACCATTTTCCAAAATAATAATACCATATCTGCCATCCTCTGTTGCACCTGGATTAAATAAAGTCATACCTTCATCTTTTTCTATATATGGCTTATGTGTATGCCCAAATACAACAATAGAAACATTTAATTTCTTTCCAATTTCTTTTATAGAACTTAGACTCCTTTTTACATCATAGAGATGTCCATGTGTTAAAAAAATTTTTACATTATCTATCTCAAAAAGATTTTCTTCACTATGCCTTCTATCAAAATAGTCACAATTTCCTTTTACCATATAGTATTCTGCTTCTGGGTGTACATAAGATAGTTCATCTATATCTTTAATTCCATCACCAGCTCCTATAACAATATCTGGTTTTTCTTTTTCAAAAATTTTTAAAGCCTCATCAAAGTATGAATGTGAATCTGATAAGACCAAAATCTTCTTCATTTTTTTCTCCAATCTAATCTTCTAACTCTTCTTCTTTTTTAATTTTTGTAATAGCTGCAACCTTTTCATCATCTGCAACTTTCATTATTCTGACACCTTGTGTTGCTCTACCAATACGAGAAATTTCACTTATAGAAGTTCTGATAACTATTCCATTAGAAGTAATACACATCAATTCTTCATCTTCATTAACTTCTAATACTGAAACAACCTTACCTGTTTTTTCACTAGCTTTTAAATTTATAACTCCTTTTCCACCCCTGTTATATTGAGGATATTCATCAAGGCTTGTTCTCTTTCCATATCCATTTTCAGTTATAGTTAATATATCTGTTTCAGGATTTTTTATAAGCATAGCAGAAACAACAGCATCTCCTTCTCTAAGAGTTATAGCTTTTACCCCTTGTGTACTTCTTCCAGTAGCTCTTATTGTATCAGTTAAAAATCTTGTACAGTATCCATCATGAGTAGCTATTAAGATTTCCTCTTTATTTACATCTTCTATAAGTCCAACAAAGATAATATCATCATCTTCTCTTGTCTTTATAGCAATTAAACCTGAATTATTTATATTTTTAAATTCTCCAAGTGAAGTTTTCTTTATTAAACCATTTTTAGTTATAAATACAACTTCCTTTTCAGATGAGAATTCTTTTATAACTATTGTATCCCTAACTTTCTCACCTTCTGAAAGATTGATTATATTGCTCAGTAATCTTCCTCTTGATTGTTTAGATAAATCTGGAATTTCATAGGCTCTTATATTATACACCTTTCCCTTATCTGTGAAAACCATTATTGTATCAAGAGTTGAAGCAGAAATAATTTTTTCAGCAAAATCATCTTCTATTGTATTTAATGCAGAAACTCCTCTTCCACCTCTTCTTTGTGCTTTATACTTACTTGCTTCTATTCTCTTTACATAGCCTTTATTAGTATATGTAATAATTATTTCTTCATCTTTTATTAAATCTTCTGGAAGAATTTCCATTCTTTCTTCTTCAATTGTTGTTCTTCTTTTATCATTATATTTTTCTTTAAGCTCTAACAGTTCTTTTTTCATAATTTCATATATTTTATTATTATCTTCAAGAATTTCTCTCAGTTCTTTTATTAAAGCTTCTATTTCTTTAAATTCTGTATCTATTTTTTCTCTTTCCAAACCTGTCAATCTTTGTAATTTCATATCAAGTATTGATCTAGCTTGAATATCTGTAAAAGCATATTTTTCTATTAATTGTTCTCTGGCAACTGTACCATCAGAAGATGCTCTAATAAGCTCAATTATTCTATCAATATTTTCTAAAGCTATTTGATAACCTTTTAAAATATGTGCTCTTTTTTCTGCCTTATCTAAATCAAATACAGTTCTTCTTGTTATAACATCAAATCTATGTTTGATATATTCATTTAACATTTCTTTTAAATTTAAAACTCTTGGTACATTATTTACCAAAGAAAGCATTATAACCCCAAAAGTTGTTTGTAAATCAGTATATTTATAAAGTTTATTTAAAACTAATTCAGGTTCTTCACCTTTTTTTACTTCAATTAGAATTCTTATTCCTTCTCTATTTGATTCATCTCTTAAATCTGAAATTTCAGTTATTTTCTTTTCTTTAACTAAATTAGCAATTTTTTCAATTAAATTAGCTTTATTTAATTGATATGGAATTTCACTTACAATTATATTTGATTTTCCATTTTTTTGTTCTTCTATATCTACTTTTCCTCTTACTTTTATTTTTCCTCTACCAGTCTTATAGGCTTCTATAATTCCAGCTCTACCATCTATTATAGCTCCTGTTGGAAAATCTGGTCCTTTAATATAGTTCATAAGTTCTAAAATTTCTATATCTTTATTATCTATAATTGCTAATATTCCATCAACTAATTCCCCTAAATTATGAGGAGGTATATTAGTTGCCATACCAACTGCTATTCCTATTGCCCCATTTAATAATAAGTTTGGTAACTTGGCAGGTAGCACTGTTGGTTCATCTAAGGAATCATCAAAGTTTTTTCTCCAATCAATAGTATTTTTATCTATGTCTTCTAATAATTCAGCAGTTATCTTTTCCATTCTTGCTTCTGTATATCTCATTGCTGCTGCTGAATCCCCATCAATAGAACCAAAGTTTCCATGTCCTTCAACAAGTAGGTATCTATAGTTAAAATCTTGTGCCATTCTTACCATTGTTCCATATACTGCTGAATCTCCATGAGGGTGATACTTACCTAAAACTTCCCCAACTATTCTGGCAGATTTCTTAAATGGCTTGTCATTGGTCATTCCGATACAAAAAGTCTATAAAAAATAAAAATAAACTTCTATTATGTTGACTATCACTATATCAACTTTCTTTTTCAATGAGTTCTATTTGGCTATTGAAAATATTTCAATAAGCTACTCTAGTTTTCGTAACTCTCCAAAGACTTTGCTATAGATAATATAGCTATTCCTGTGTATCGTACAGTACATTTTATGTATATTTATTAACTAATTTTGTAATTAGTTAGATTTAGTGAGGCATTATAATCTCTATCTATTGTAAGTCCACAGCATTCACAATGGTAAGTTCTATCACTTAATTTTAAATCTTTTTTGATAGCTCCGCAATGTGAACACTTCTTTGAACTTGGATAAAGTGTTGGTACTCTCTCTAATTCTATTCCATATAATTTACATTTATATTCTATAAAACTTATAAATCTATAAAAACCTTGTTCTGCTATTGCTTTAGAAAGATGTTTATTCTTTAACATATTAGTTACTCTTAATGTTTCCATAACAATCTTTGATGGTTTGGTTTTCACTATCTCTGTTGTTACTTGATGAGTATGATTGACTCTAATATTTGTTAAAGTTCTATTTATTAATTTTATCTTTCTTTCTAATTTAATAATATTTT is part of the Fusobacterium nucleatum genome and encodes:
- the pheS gene encoding phenylalanine--tRNA ligase subunit alpha — encoded protein: MKEEILKVKEEIQNYIKESKTLQRLEEIRVNYMGKKGIFIELSKKMKDLSAEERPKIGQIINEVKEKINNLLDERNKALKEKELNERLESEIIDISLPGTKYNYGTIHPINETMELMKNIFSKLGFDIVDGPEIETVEYNFDALNIPKTHPSRDLTDTFYLNDSIVLRTQTSPVQIRYMLEHGTPFRMICPGKVYRPDYDISHTPMFHQMEGLVVGKDISFADLKGILTHFVKEVFGDRKVRFRPHFFPFTEPSAEMDVECMICHGEGCRLCKESGWIEIMGCGMVDPEVLKYVGLNPDEVNGFAFGVGIERVTMLRHGIGDLRAFFENDMRFLKQFK
- a CDS encoding metallophosphoesterase → MKKILVLSDSHSYFDEALKIFEKEKPDIVIGAGDGIKDIDELSYVHPEAEYYMVKGNCDYFDRRHSEENLFEIDNVKIFLTHGHLYDVKRSLSSIKEIGKKLNVSIVVFGHTHKPYIEKDEGMTLFNPGATEDGRYGIIILENGNIDLFHKQL